The following is a genomic window from Nocardioides thalensis.
ACGTGACGGCGGTCACGCTGACACCACTTGAATAACTGACGGACCAATCAACTTTGGAAAGCACCGGTGGACTGATGAGGCGAGTTCTGACGGCAGGCGTGACCCTGATGACCGTGTCGGCCCTGGCAGCGTGCGGCGCGGCCGGCAGCGGCGACGAGCAGCTGACGGTCGTCATGTGGGGCGGCGCGGACCAGAAGACCCACGTCGAGGAGGCGGTGGAGCCCTGGGCCGAGGACGCCGGCGTGACCGTCAAGCAGGACTCCCCCAGCGACTACGCCAAGTTCCGTGCCCAGGTCGAGTCCGGCAACGTGAGCTGGGACGTGGTCGAGGTCGAGCCGAACTTCGCGCACACCGCGTGCGAGAAGGGGTGGGCCGAGAAGCTCGACACCGAGGTGGTCGACACGAGCGAGCTCAAGGCCGAGGAGGTCACGGACTGCGCGATCCCGGTCCTCGAGTACGCGTTCACCATTGGCTACAACACCGAGACGTTCCCCGGCGACCACCCGACGACCTGGGCGGAGTTCTTCGACACCGAGAAGTTCCCCGGCAAGCGCGGCTTCTGGAAGTACGCCACGGGCGCGATGTTCGAGGCCGCCCTGCTGGCGGACGGCGTCGCTCCGGAGGACCTGTACCCGCTGGACATCGACCGCGCGTTCGAGAAGCTCGACACCATCAAGGACGACATCGTCTTCTACGAGACCGGTGAGCAGCAGCAGCAGCTCGTGGCCTCCGGGGAGGCACCCCTGGTGCAGGCCTGGAACGGCCGCATCTTCTCCGCCGCGCAGGAGGGTCAGCCGGTCGCCAACGAGTGGAACGAGCACCTGCTCTCCTACGACCAGCTGGTCATCCCCAAGGGTGCGCCGAACGCGGACCAGGCAATGGACTGGATGGCCTGGTACGTCGACCACCCCGAGGCGCAGGCCGGCTACGCGAACGAGACCGGCTACGGGCCGATCACCGAGGACGCCGTCGAGCACATCGACGAGGACGTGCTCAGTGAGCTCCCCACCTCGCCCGAGAACGCCGCCAAGCGCGCCGCGATCGTCGACTACGCCTGGTGGGCCGACAACTACGACGAGGTGACCGAGCGGCTCAACGAGTGGGCCGCCCAGTGACCACCCTGACCCACGCCGCGGAGTCGCCTCCGGCCGACGGCACCGACCCGGCCACCCGGCCGGGTCGGGGGCACGGCGCGGAACGCCGGGGCCTCGACAGGTGGGGCCTGCTGGTCCTCCCGTTGGTGGTCTTCCTGCTGCTCGTGTTCATCACGCCGCTGGCGGTGATCCTGGCCCGCAGCGTCACCGACCCCCAGGTCGGCGTTGAGAACTACCTCGACTTCTTCAGCTCGTCGGTCTACTTCGACGTCCTGGTCAACACGTTCGAGATCTCCGGGCTCGTCACGCTGCTGACGCTCCTGCTCGGGTTCCCGTACGCCTACCTCATGACCCTCGCCTCGCCGTTCTGGCGCGGCGTGCTCCTGGTCGCAGTGCTCGTGCCGTTCTGGACCAGCCTCCTCGTGCGCACGTTCGCGTGGAAGCTGCTCCTCGACAACACCGGGATCGTCAACACGTTCCTGCTCGACCAGGGTCTGGTCGACGAGCCGCTCGCCCTGATCCGCAACCAGACGGGCGTGCTCATCGGCATGGTGCAGGTGATGCTCCCCTATGCCGTGCTGCCGCTGTTCGCGACCATGCGCGGGATCGACCGCCGCCTCGTCGACGCGGCAGAGGGCCTCGGTGCCCGGCCGATCGTCGCGTTCTGGCGGATCTACGCGCCGCTGACCCTGCCAGGCGTCGTCGCGGCGACGCTGCTGGTCTTCATCTCGTCGATCGGGTTCTACGTGACACCGGCGCTGCTGGGCGGCCCGAAGAGCATGATGATCGGCGAGCTGATCGTCCAGCAGCTGTCCGGCGTCCTCAACTGGGGCTTTGCCTCCGCGCTCGCCGTTGTGCTGCTGGTGGTCACCAGCCTGCTGCTGCTCGTCGTGTCCCGCTTCGTCCGCATCGGCCGGCTGATCGGAGGCCAGGAGTGAGCACCAAGGTCCTCTGCCGGACGGCGCTGGCCGGCGTCGTCACCCTGACGGCGATCTACCTGGTCGCACCCGTGTTCGTGGTGATCCCGACGTCGTTCAACGCCAGCCCGTTCCTGGAGTTCCCGCCGAAGGTCTTCTCGACGCGGTGGTACCAGTCGTACTTCGACGACCCGGCGTGGATCAACGCCACGCTGAACTCGCTGCAGATCGGCGTCTGGGTCACGATCCTCTCGGTCGTGCTCGGCACGGGCGCGGCCCTGGCGATGGTCCGCGGTCGCTACCCGCTGCGTGCGATCGTCAGCGGCCTCGTGCTCGCGCCGATGCTCGTGCCCTACGTGATCGTCGGCCTCGCCGTCTACGCGGTGTTCCTCGAGCTGGGGCTGACGCAGTCGATCCTCGGGTTCGTGCTGGTCCACACGGCGCTCGCGGTGCCGTTCGTCGTGATCAACGTCAGCGCCGCCCTGGTGAGCTTCGACGAGCGCTTGGAGCTCGCGTCGATGAGTCTCGGCGCAAACCGGGTCACGACGTTCCTCAAGGTGACGCTCCCCAACATCCTTCCGAGTGTGCTCGCCGGCGCCCTGTTCGCCTTCATCACGTCCTTCGACGAGGTGGTGACGAGCACCTTCCTCGCCGGGCCCGACGTCAGCACGCTCCCCGTCCAGATGTGGAGCGGCGTGCGGGTCCAGATCGACCCGACGGTCGCTGCGGTCAGCACGATGCTGCTGCTGGTCACCCTCGCCCTGTTCGCCTCCGCCGGTCTGGTGCGCCTCGTGCGCTCCCGCCGCCTCAACCGGGTCGCCTGAGCGGCCGCTAGGAGTCCCCGATGACCATCACTGCACCCGAGGCCCGGACGGCGGACCTGGCCAGCACCGGCGTCTCGATCGAGATCCGCGACGTCGTGAAGCGCTACAAGTCGACGACCGCGGTCGACAACGTCAGCCTGACCGTGCAGCCGGGCGAGTTCCTCACCCTCCTTGGCTCCAGCGGGTCCGGAAAGTCCACGCTCCTCAACATCGTGGCCGGGTTCATCGAGGCCGATGCCGGGACGATCGAGGTCGGCGGCCGCGACCTCACGAAGGTGCCGCCGTACCGGCGCGACCTCGGCATGGTGTTCCAGCACTACGCTCTCTTCCCGCACATGTCGGTGTGGGACAACGTGGCCTTCCCGCTCCGGCGCCGGAAGTGCTCGCGTGCCGAGGTCACCGCCCGCGTGCAGCGCGCGCTGGACGTCGTCGAGCTCGGCCATCTGGCGAAACGGCGCCCGAACCAGCTGTCCGGTGGCCAGCAGCAGAGGGTCGCGCTGGCTCGCGCCATCGTGTTCCAGCCCCAGGCGCTGCTGATGGACGAGCCGCTCGGCGCGCTCGACAAGCGGCTGCGCGAGCAGCTCCAGCTCGAGATCAAGCGGCTGCACCGCGAGCTCGGCACCACGTTCGTCTTCGTGACGCACGACCAGGAGGAGGCACTGGCGATGTCGGACCGGATCGCCGTGCTGCGCGACGGCGGCGTGGTCCAGGTCGGCACGCCCGTCGAGCTGTACGAGCGCCCGTCGACCCGTTACACCGCCGAGTTCCTCGGCGAGTCCAACATCTTCACCGGACGCTGCGACGGGCCGGTCTTCGTGGACGACGCGAGCGGCGCGTCGTTCGCCGTCGCGGAGCGGACCGCCGGGACGGCGCTCGTCGTGCGACCCGAGCACGTCCGGCTGACCGACAGTCGCACCCTCCCGCCGGAGCAGCACAACGCGGTGGATGGCGTGGTCAGCGAGGTCGTCTACCTCGGCTCCGGCCTGCGCGTCGAGGTCACCCTCCCGGACGGCCGCACCCTGATCACCCGCACGGAGGCCCGCGGGGACCTGGCGCCGACTCCCGGCCTCGCCGTGACCGCTCACTGGCACCCCGAGCACACGCTCGTCGTCGAGGACGACGTCACCGACTGAGGCACCGCCGGCGCGATGCCGACCCCCAGCCGGCGCCGCAGGGCGGACCGGCCCGACCAGCTTGCCCACTGACTCGAATCGAACGGAAGCAGAAGACATGACTCACCACGTGCGCGACGGGATCGACCTGACCGAGGAGCAGCGCGAGTTCGTCGCGCTGGCCCGCGACTTCGCCCAGCGCGAGATCCGGCCGCGGGCCAGGGCCGTCGACGAGGCCGACACCGAGTCGCCGCTCGACCTCTGGGCCAAGGCCGCCGAGATCGGCCTCGCGTCCTACATGCTGCCCGCGGAGTACGGCGGCGGCGGGATCACCGATCTGGTGACGCAGTGCCTGGTGCAGGAGGAGCTCTGCTACGGCGACATCGGCATCGGCAACTTCCTGACCTCGAGCGCGTTCTTCGCCGGCCCGGTCGAGGCCCTGGGCGACGAGGAGCAGCGCAAGCGGTGGCTCACTCCGCTGACGACCGCAGAGCCGCCGGTGACCGCGGTCGCGGTCACCGAGCCCGGCGTCGGGTCCGACTCCGCCTCCATCCAGACGCGCGCCGTCCGCGACGGCGACGACTACGTGCTCAACGGCCAGAAGACGTGGATCTCCAACGCGCCCTACGCCAAATGGATCGTCGTGTTCGCCACCGTCGACCCCGGCCTGCGGTCCAAGGGCGTGACCGCGTTCGTCGTCGACCGCGAGACGCCGGGCGTGACGATCGGCGGCCCGATGCCCAAGATGGGGCAGCGCGGCATCGTCAACGCCGAGGTGTTCCTCGACAACGTCCGGGTTCCTGTCGGCAACCGCCTCGGCGAGGAGGGACAGGGCTTCTACGGGCTGATGCGCACGTTCGACGCATCCCGGATCCTCATCGGCGCGGGCGCGACGGGCCTGTCGCGGGCCGCGCTCGACGCGACGATCACCTACGCCCGGGAGCGCGAGCAGTTCGGGCGCCCGATCATCGAGCACCAGGCGGTCGCGTTCCGGATCGCCGACATGGCCGCGAAGACCGACGTGTCGCACCTCGTGACCATGCGCGCCGCCCGGCTCTTCGACCAGGGCGAGTTCGTCGCGGCCGAGTCGGCCGTCGCGAAGCTCACCGCGTCGGAGAACACCACCTGGGTGACGAACGCCGCGCTCCAGACCCACGGCGGGTGGGGCTACTCGCGGGAGTTCCTGGTGGAGAAGTGGCTGCGCGACGCCAAGCTCGAGGAGATCGAGGAAGGCACCAGCGACATCCAGCGGCTGATCATCTCGCGCGCGGTCGGCGGGAAGCGATGACCGACCTCTCCGTCTTCACCGACCCCCGGTCGGTCGCTGTGCTCGGCGCGTCCGCCGACCCGGCGAAGTGGGGCTACTGGCTGGCGCGCGGCGCGCTGCGTGGCGCGCACCGCCGGACGGTGCACCTCGTCAACGCTCGGTCGACGGTCATCGAGGGCACGCCGTCCGTGCCGTCGCTGTCCGCCCTCCCGGAGGCGGCCGAGCTGGTGGTCCTGTGCGCCCCGGCGCCCACGATCCCCGACGTTGTCACCACCGCCCTCGAGCAGGGGACGCGCGGGTTCCTCGGCATCACCGCAGGGCTCGACGGCGTGTCCCCCGGCCTCGAGCGGGAGGTCGCTGCGCAGATCCGCGAAGCCGGCGCCCGCCTCGTCGGACCCAACTGCCTCGGCCTCTACGACGCCGCCAACCAGCTCGAGCTGGCGTGGGGGACGTTCGCGCCCGGCAGCCTGGCGATCGTCTCGCAGTCGGGCCAGCTCGGGCTGGAGCTGGCGGGCCTGGCCGCCCACGCGGGTCTCGGGGTCGCACGGTTCGTCTCGGTCGGCAACCAGTCCGACGTGACCGCCCGGGAGCTGCTCGACGACCTGGTCGACCACGCGGAGACGCGGGCGGTCGTGCTCTACCTGGAGAGCTTCGCCGACGGCCGCGAGCTGGTCGCGACGATGGCGCGCCTTCGCGACGCCGGCAAGCCGGTGGTCGTGCTGACGGTCGGCTCGAGCGAGGCGAGCCGCGCGGCGGCCCGCTCCCACACGGGGGCCCTCACCGCGGCGACCGACGTGGTCGCGGCGGCGTGCCGGGCGGCAGGCGCCGTGCTCGTCGAGACGCCGGCGCAGGCGATCGACCTCGCCCACCTGCTGGTCGGCAGCCCGCTTCCGTCAGGGCGCCGCGTCGCCGTCGTGAGCGACAGCGGGGGCCAGGGCGCCGTCGGCGCCGACACGATGGCGCGGCACGGCCTGACCGTGCCGCGGCTGTCCGCTGCCACGAGCGCGTCGCTCGCCAGGCTGCTGCCCGCAACAGCGGCAGTGGCCAACCCCGTGGACCTCGCGGGCGGCGGCGAGCAGGACCTGGCGACGTACGCACGCGTCGTCGACGTGCTCGCCAGCAGCGGCGAGGTCGACGCGGTCGTGCTGTCGGGC
Proteins encoded in this region:
- a CDS encoding ABC transporter substrate-binding protein gives rise to the protein MRRVLTAGVTLMTVSALAACGAAGSGDEQLTVVMWGGADQKTHVEEAVEPWAEDAGVTVKQDSPSDYAKFRAQVESGNVSWDVVEVEPNFAHTACEKGWAEKLDTEVVDTSELKAEEVTDCAIPVLEYAFTIGYNTETFPGDHPTTWAEFFDTEKFPGKRGFWKYATGAMFEAALLADGVAPEDLYPLDIDRAFEKLDTIKDDIVFYETGEQQQQLVASGEAPLVQAWNGRIFSAAQEGQPVANEWNEHLLSYDQLVIPKGAPNADQAMDWMAWYVDHPEAQAGYANETGYGPITEDAVEHIDEDVLSELPTSPENAAKRAAIVDYAWWADNYDEVTERLNEWAAQ
- a CDS encoding ABC transporter permease subunit: MTTLTHAAESPPADGTDPATRPGRGHGAERRGLDRWGLLVLPLVVFLLLVFITPLAVILARSVTDPQVGVENYLDFFSSSVYFDVLVNTFEISGLVTLLTLLLGFPYAYLMTLASPFWRGVLLVAVLVPFWTSLLVRTFAWKLLLDNTGIVNTFLLDQGLVDEPLALIRNQTGVLIGMVQVMLPYAVLPLFATMRGIDRRLVDAAEGLGARPIVAFWRIYAPLTLPGVVAATLLVFISSIGFYVTPALLGGPKSMMIGELIVQQLSGVLNWGFASALAVVLLVVTSLLLLVVSRFVRIGRLIGGQE
- a CDS encoding ABC transporter permease subunit; amino-acid sequence: MSTKVLCRTALAGVVTLTAIYLVAPVFVVIPTSFNASPFLEFPPKVFSTRWYQSYFDDPAWINATLNSLQIGVWVTILSVVLGTGAALAMVRGRYPLRAIVSGLVLAPMLVPYVIVGLAVYAVFLELGLTQSILGFVLVHTALAVPFVVINVSAALVSFDERLELASMSLGANRVTTFLKVTLPNILPSVLAGALFAFITSFDEVVTSTFLAGPDVSTLPVQMWSGVRVQIDPTVAAVSTMLLLVTLALFASAGLVRLVRSRRLNRVA
- a CDS encoding ABC transporter ATP-binding protein, whose translation is MTITAPEARTADLASTGVSIEIRDVVKRYKSTTAVDNVSLTVQPGEFLTLLGSSGSGKSTLLNIVAGFIEADAGTIEVGGRDLTKVPPYRRDLGMVFQHYALFPHMSVWDNVAFPLRRRKCSRAEVTARVQRALDVVELGHLAKRRPNQLSGGQQQRVALARAIVFQPQALLMDEPLGALDKRLREQLQLEIKRLHRELGTTFVFVTHDQEEALAMSDRIAVLRDGGVVQVGTPVELYERPSTRYTAEFLGESNIFTGRCDGPVFVDDASGASFAVAERTAGTALVVRPEHVRLTDSRTLPPEQHNAVDGVVSEVVYLGSGLRVEVTLPDGRTLITRTEARGDLAPTPGLAVTAHWHPEHTLVVEDDVTD
- a CDS encoding acyl-CoA dehydrogenase family protein, whose protein sequence is MTHHVRDGIDLTEEQREFVALARDFAQREIRPRARAVDEADTESPLDLWAKAAEIGLASYMLPAEYGGGGITDLVTQCLVQEELCYGDIGIGNFLTSSAFFAGPVEALGDEEQRKRWLTPLTTAEPPVTAVAVTEPGVGSDSASIQTRAVRDGDDYVLNGQKTWISNAPYAKWIVVFATVDPGLRSKGVTAFVVDRETPGVTIGGPMPKMGQRGIVNAEVFLDNVRVPVGNRLGEEGQGFYGLMRTFDASRILIGAGATGLSRAALDATITYAREREQFGRPIIEHQAVAFRIADMAAKTDVSHLVTMRAARLFDQGEFVAAESAVAKLTASENTTWVTNAALQTHGGWGYSREFLVEKWLRDAKLEEIEEGTSDIQRLIISRAVGGKR
- a CDS encoding acetate--CoA ligase family protein gives rise to the protein MTDLSVFTDPRSVAVLGASADPAKWGYWLARGALRGAHRRTVHLVNARSTVIEGTPSVPSLSALPEAAELVVLCAPAPTIPDVVTTALEQGTRGFLGITAGLDGVSPGLEREVAAQIREAGARLVGPNCLGLYDAANQLELAWGTFAPGSLAIVSQSGQLGLELAGLAAHAGLGVARFVSVGNQSDVTARELLDDLVDHAETRAVVLYLESFADGRELVATMARLRDAGKPVVVLTVGSSEASRAAARSHTGALTAATDVVAAACRAAGAVLVETPAQAIDLAHLLVGSPLPSGRRVAVVSDSGGQGAVGADTMARHGLTVPRLSAATSASLARLLPATAAVANPVDLAGGGEQDLATYARVVDVLASSGEVDAVVLSGYFGCYGADTPALEERELEIVETLAGTARAHQRPILVHSMSHDSTAVRSMRAQAVPTLHTIDAVARSLDLATAIAETRDRPVPVAVPTPPAGVGSATDYLAARELVGRYGVAYPRAAAVSTREQLRAAIADLRAPYVLKAGWLEHKTEVGGVAVGLDAAAAESSWDDMRGRLGDGAYVLEEMDDQSDVVELIVGARHDRSFGPVVLVGIGGVHAELYRDTRLALAPIDTAAARALLGELRGFPLLTGWRGRPGVDIDAAAEVVAGISRLLVDRTDVVEAEINPLRVGPGGAVAVDALVVLADTADTTTDVELTGAVK